In Populus alba chromosome 1, ASM523922v2, whole genome shotgun sequence, a single window of DNA contains:
- the LOC118033992 gene encoding uncharacterized protein isoform X1, with translation MRRSASKKAVQSNSTTASITFSATDLFRSASSKASSKEMERIDNLFYSYANRSSGIIDPEGIETLCSDMEVDHTDVRILMLAWKMRAEKQGYFTLEEWRRGLKSLRADTVNKLKKVLLELEKEVKRPTNFVDFYTYAFRYCLTEEKQKSIDIESICQLLDLVLGSHFRAQVDYFIEYLKIQSDYKVINMDQWMGFYRFCNEISFPDFSNYDPELAWPLILDNFVEWMRAKRT, from the exons atGCGTCGGTCTGCATCGAAGAAGGCTGTTCAATCGAATTCTACCACTGCTTCAATTACTTTTTCAGCTACGGATCTTTTTCGCTCCG CCTCAAGTAAAGCATCTTCAAAAGAGATGGAACGAATCGATAACCTATTTTACTCGTACGCAAACAGGTCTTCTGGTATTATTGA CCCAGAAGGAATTGAAACTCTATGTTCAGATATGGAGGTGGATCATACTGATGTCAGAATCTTGATGCTAGCTTG GAAAATGAGAGCTGAAAAACAGGGATACTTTACCCTG GAGGAGTGGCGAAGGGGCCTGAAATCACTGAGGGCTGATactgtaaataaattaaaaaaggtgCTTCTGGAGCTAGAAAAGGAG GTTAAGAGGCCAACAAACTTTGTGGATTTCTATACCTATGCATTTCGATATTGCCTAACAG AGGAGAAACAAAAGAGTATAGACATAGAGAGCATCTGCCAATTGTTGGATCTTGTTTTAGGATCCCATTTTCGAGCCCAGGTTGATTATTTCATTGAGTATCTAAAG ATTCAGAGTGATTATAAGGTCATAAACATGGATCAATGGATGGGCTTTTACCGTTTCTGCAACGAG ATAAGTTTTCCAGACTTTAGTAATTATGATCCGGAACTTGCATGGCCCCTGATCTTGGACAATTTTGTAGAATGGATGCGAGCAAAAAGGACCTAA
- the LOC118033992 gene encoding uncharacterized protein isoform X2, giving the protein MRRSASKKAVQSNSTTASITFSATDLFRSASSKASSKEMERIDNLFYSYANRSSGIIDPEGIETLCSDMEVDHTDVRILMLAWKMRAEKQGYFTLEEWRRGLKSLRADTVNKLKKVLLELEKEVKRPTNFVDFYTYAFRYCLTEEKQKSIDIESICQLLDLVLGSHFRAQVDYFIEYLKIQSDYKVINMDQWMGFYRFCNEVEKN; this is encoded by the exons atGCGTCGGTCTGCATCGAAGAAGGCTGTTCAATCGAATTCTACCACTGCTTCAATTACTTTTTCAGCTACGGATCTTTTTCGCTCCG CCTCAAGTAAAGCATCTTCAAAAGAGATGGAACGAATCGATAACCTATTTTACTCGTACGCAAACAGGTCTTCTGGTATTATTGA CCCAGAAGGAATTGAAACTCTATGTTCAGATATGGAGGTGGATCATACTGATGTCAGAATCTTGATGCTAGCTTG GAAAATGAGAGCTGAAAAACAGGGATACTTTACCCTG GAGGAGTGGCGAAGGGGCCTGAAATCACTGAGGGCTGATactgtaaataaattaaaaaaggtgCTTCTGGAGCTAGAAAAGGAG GTTAAGAGGCCAACAAACTTTGTGGATTTCTATACCTATGCATTTCGATATTGCCTAACAG AGGAGAAACAAAAGAGTATAGACATAGAGAGCATCTGCCAATTGTTGGATCTTGTTTTAGGATCCCATTTTCGAGCCCAGGTTGATTATTTCATTGAGTATCTAAAG ATTCAGAGTGATTATAAGGTCATAAACATGGATCAATGGATGGGCTTTTACCGTTTCTGCAACGAG GTggagaaaaattga